The proteins below come from a single Patescibacteria group bacterium genomic window:
- a CDS encoding dihydroorotate dehydrogenase, producing MPDISINLAGIKFSNPTILASGILGVTRDSLKYVFQNGAGGCVIKSISREERKGHDAPNMHAIEGGFMNAVGYSNPGLEKAKEEFVKLKDLEVPVIASIIGKDADEFAYMAENFLTDEFSAVEAVLSCPHTPGYGTMAGQGTPKATEEITRRIREKTKLPLFIKVSPESQPIGEVAKAAEAGGADAISAVNSMGPGIHLDIYAKKPILHFGMGGVTGPALRPIAARCVSDIYQSVKIPVIGIGGVTTGRDAIEMMMLGASAVQIGTAVYYRGAEVFKLICDEIMEYMQAEGFESINEIIGLAHKK from the coding sequence ATGCCTGATATTTCCATCAATTTAGCGGGAATTAAATTTAGTAATCCGACAATTCTAGCGTCGGGGATTCTTGGTGTTACCCGGGATTCGTTAAAGTACGTTTTTCAGAACGGCGCGGGCGGTTGTGTGATCAAGTCCATCAGCCGGGAAGAGCGCAAAGGGCACGATGCACCGAACATGCACGCGATTGAAGGCGGATTTATGAACGCGGTAGGATATTCCAATCCGGGACTGGAAAAGGCAAAAGAAGAATTTGTTAAGCTTAAAGATTTAGAAGTGCCGGTTATTGCTAGTATCATTGGCAAAGACGCGGATGAGTTTGCTTACATGGCGGAGAATTTTCTGACTGACGAATTTTCGGCGGTAGAAGCGGTTTTATCTTGTCCCCACACTCCGGGTTACGGAACAATGGCCGGGCAGGGAACACCGAAAGCAACCGAAGAGATTACACGCAGAATCAGGGAAAAAACCAAGCTCCCTTTATTTATTAAAGTTTCACCGGAAAGTCAGCCAATCGGAGAAGTAGCAAAGGCGGCGGAAGCGGGCGGTGCGGACGCAATCTCCGCAGTCAATTCTATGGGTCCCGGGATTCACCTGGATATCTATGCCAAAAAACCTATCTTACATTTCGGCATGGGTGGTGTCACCGGTCCGGCACTGAGGCCGATTGCGGCGCGGTGCGTTTCTGATATTTATCAGTCTGTAAAAATTCCGGTGATCGGTATTGGTGGAGTCACAACAGGAAGAGATGCGATTGAAATGATGATGCTGGGTGCATCCGCAGTACAAATTGGAACGGCGGTGTACTATCGCGGAGCGGAAGTATTCAAACTGATTTGTGATGAGATTATGGAATATATGCAAGCGGAGGGTTTTGAATCAATTAATGAAATAATCGGGCTGGCACATAAGAAGTAA
- a CDS encoding dihydroorotate dehydrogenase electron transfer subunit, protein MNHWINKLDKPLMMPIVRREKENENVDTFYFKHALNSQAGQFVMLWIPGLDEKPFSIAYDTGDELGLAIAKVGPFTEELFKLKVGDRVGIRGPYGHGFWKEAGAKKVVMVGGGYGVAPLLNMAEELVKDGVEIHFINGARSKDLLLFQDRINSLKAKIYTTTNDGSFGIEGMVTVPLQEIIAKEKIDLVYTCGPELMEKAVFDFCEISNINCQISIERYMKCGMGVCGACSVDGTGEPMCVKGPVVDSERARLISEFGKFHRNGSGVKKDF, encoded by the coding sequence ATGAATCATTGGATCAATAAGCTGGATAAACCGTTAATGATGCCGATTGTCAGGCGCGAAAAAGAAAACGAGAATGTAGACACATTTTATTTTAAACATGCTTTGAATTCGCAGGCTGGCCAGTTTGTTATGCTTTGGATTCCGGGACTGGATGAGAAGCCTTTCAGCATTGCGTACGACACCGGTGATGAACTGGGTCTGGCAATTGCAAAGGTTGGTCCGTTTACTGAAGAGCTTTTTAAACTGAAAGTCGGGGACCGTGTTGGAATCCGCGGGCCATATGGTCATGGTTTCTGGAAAGAGGCCGGGGCCAAAAAAGTAGTAATGGTTGGCGGTGGATACGGCGTAGCACCATTATTAAACATGGCGGAAGAACTGGTTAAAGACGGCGTTGAAATCCATTTTATCAACGGCGCCAGGTCAAAAGACCTGCTGTTGTTTCAGGATCGCATTAACAGTTTAAAGGCAAAAATTTATACAACAACCAATGACGGATCATTTGGTATTGAAGGTATGGTTACAGTTCCCTTGCAGGAAATTATAGCCAAGGAGAAAATCGATCTGGTTTATACCTGCGGACCGGAATTGATGGAGAAGGCGGTGTTCGATTTTTGTGAAATATCCAATATTAATTGTCAGATCAGCATTGAACGCTATATGAAATGCGGTATGGGTGTTTGTGGTGCCTGCTCTGTGGACGGTACTGGTGAGCCGATGTGTGTAAAAGGTCCGGTGGTTGATTCGGAAAGAGCGAGGTTGATTTCAGAGTTTGGAAAATTTCACCGGAATGGATCCGGAGTGAAAAAGGATTTTTAG
- the pyrC gene encoding dihydroorotase — MNITLKNCILESAETDVHISDGIISKIGKGAEGEIIDCSGLVLLPGLIDGHVHFREPGAEHKEDWLTGSRAAVKGGVTTVLDMPNNNPPIIDEASLRLKRAKAEKSVINYGFHIGATTGNLDFINSAENIAAVKIYFGSSTGDLLVDKMADVEKIFEGSKRLFLVHAEDEAFIQEKNKEYSGTDDPMIHTKVRAPEAAILAVKNILAIVERTKARVHFCHVSTAGELKLIKSAKAKGLPVTCEVAPHHLFLNSSEYGKQGNWVKMNPPLRPESDRLALWRGLFDGTVDTIATDHAPHTREEKEQPYWQAPAGVPGVETMLPLLLNEVSKGRIDLKKVIQLTCENPARIFKIKHKGKIEEGYDADLVLVDMQMEKEVINEEMESKCAWTPFAGKILTGWPVATMVGGNIVYNSLEINEQFKGKEINYEL, encoded by the coding sequence ATGAATATTACGCTGAAGAATTGCATTTTGGAATCGGCAGAGACGGATGTTCATATCTCAGATGGCATTATAAGTAAAATTGGCAAAGGTGCGGAAGGGGAAATAATCGACTGTTCCGGTCTTGTTTTACTTCCCGGTTTGATTGACGGTCATGTACATTTTCGTGAACCGGGTGCAGAACATAAAGAAGACTGGCTCACCGGATCGCGCGCGGCGGTCAAAGGGGGCGTCACTACAGTTCTGGATATGCCGAACAACAACCCGCCGATTATTGACGAAGCGTCTTTACGATTAAAAAGAGCAAAAGCAGAAAAAAGCGTGATTAATTACGGTTTTCATATTGGAGCCACAACCGGCAATCTGGATTTTATTAATTCCGCTGAAAATATTGCCGCAGTAAAAATATATTTCGGCTCATCTACCGGTGATCTCTTGGTGGACAAAATGGCCGATGTGGAAAAAATATTTGAAGGAAGCAAAAGACTGTTTCTCGTCCACGCTGAAGATGAAGCTTTTATTCAGGAAAAGAACAAAGAATACAGCGGGACGGATGACCCGATGATCCATACCAAGGTTAGGGCGCCGGAAGCTGCAATACTAGCAGTCAAAAATATCTTAGCCATTGTTGAACGGACCAAAGCGCGCGTGCATTTTTGCCACGTCAGTACGGCGGGCGAATTGAAACTGATCAAATCAGCCAAAGCCAAAGGCCTGCCCGTCACCTGCGAAGTCGCACCACACCATTTATTCTTGAACAGCAGTGAATACGGCAAACAAGGTAACTGGGTGAAAATGAACCCGCCGCTCAGACCGGAGTCGGATCGATTGGCACTGTGGCGCGGGCTTTTCGACGGCACAGTTGATACCATCGCTACCGATCACGCGCCACATACTAGAGAAGAAAAAGAACAGCCCTATTGGCAGGCGCCGGCCGGTGTTCCGGGGGTGGAAACTATGTTACCATTACTACTGAACGAGGTGAGTAAAGGCAGAATTGATTTAAAAAAAGTAATTCAATTAACCTGCGAAAATCCCGCTCGAATATTTAAAATTAAGCATAAAGGAAAAATTGAAGAAGGGTATGATGCGGATTTGGTTTTAGTAGATATGCAGATGGAAAAAGAAGTGATCAATGAAGAAATGGAGTCCAAATGCGCCTGGACCCCGTTTGCCGGGAAGATCCTGACCGGCTGGCCGGTCGCGACGATGGTCGGTGGAAATATCGTTTACAATTCTTTGGAAATTAACGAACAATTTAAAGGTAAGGAGATAAATTATGAGTTATAA
- the pyrE gene encoding orotate phosphoribosyltransferase, whose translation MSYKKDFIEFLVRSEALKFGEFTLKSGRISPYFFTTGNFNTGSSIYKLGYFYAALIREEVVDFDVIFGPAYKGIPLAVATSMALAKDFGMDKGYLFDRKEVKDYGDKSAFVGYEPTPGQKIILIDDVMTTGKTKEDAVNIIKEKFENVSFAGLVIAFNRQEKDNDGNDALLEFEKSFDIPVKAIVTVREVIDVLHNQKIDGQIYLDDATKDRMEEYLARYGVSQ comes from the coding sequence ATGAGTTATAAGAAAGATTTTATAGAATTTCTAGTGCGATCAGAAGCTTTGAAGTTTGGCGAATTTACCTTAAAAAGCGGACGAATTTCACCGTATTTTTTCACTACCGGCAATTTTAATACCGGATCGTCTATTTATAAACTGGGATATTTCTATGCTGCGCTGATCCGTGAGGAAGTGGTGGATTTTGACGTGATCTTCGGACCAGCCTACAAAGGAATCCCGCTGGCAGTCGCCACGTCCATGGCGCTGGCTAAAGATTTCGGCATGGATAAAGGATACCTTTTTGATCGGAAAGAGGTAAAAGATTACGGCGATAAAAGTGCGTTTGTCGGTTATGAACCTACACCTGGGCAAAAGATTATTTTGATTGATGATGTAATGACAACCGGAAAGACCAAGGAAGATGCTGTAAATATAATCAAAGAAAAATTTGAAAATGTCAGTTTCGCGGGACTGGTTATTGCATTCAACCGCCAGGAAAAAGACAATGACGGCAATGATGCGCTTTTGGAATTTGAAAAATCATTCGATATTCCGGTAAAAGCAATTGTGACAGTCAGAGAGGTAATTGACGTTCTACACAACCAGAAAATTGACGGGCAAATTTACCTGGATGACGCAACTAAAGATAGAATGGAAGAATACCTTGCCAGGTATGGTGTTTCTCAGTAA
- the pyrF gene encoding orotidine-5'-phosphate decarboxylase gives MNKQNQTYLQRAEKAKNPVAVKLLQLMGQKQTNLALAVDEPEADLVLKLADTIGPELCLLKTHIDIIEGFNEGFITELSNLAKKHNFLIFEDRKFADIGNTVKMQYGGGMYKIVEWSDMVNAHIVPGPGIIEGLKEVAEASGKERALILLAQMSSKGNLATDEYTEKAVRMAREYADFVIGFIGNGGDVKELSKLTGLNSEEFIIMTPGVKLGGGDDALKQQYTTPSDVITAGSDIIIVGRGIYGADDPVAEAKEYRQVAWDAYLKRIG, from the coding sequence ATGAATAAACAAAATCAAACATACCTTCAAAGGGCAGAAAAAGCGAAAAACCCGGTGGCTGTAAAATTACTCCAGCTCATGGGGCAGAAACAAACCAACCTCGCGCTGGCGGTGGATGAGCCGGAGGCCGATTTGGTTTTAAAACTGGCGGACACTATCGGACCGGAGCTTTGCCTGTTAAAAACGCATATAGACATCATTGAGGGTTTTAACGAGGGATTTATCACAGAATTATCAAACCTCGCTAAAAAGCACAATTTTTTAATCTTTGAGGACCGGAAATTCGCTGATATCGGCAATACAGTCAAAATGCAGTATGGCGGGGGGATGTATAAAATAGTGGAATGGTCTGATATGGTAAATGCGCATATTGTCCCGGGTCCCGGAATTATTGAAGGGCTAAAGGAAGTGGCTGAGGCAAGCGGAAAGGAGCGGGCATTAATCCTGCTGGCACAGATGAGTTCCAAAGGAAATCTGGCGACGGACGAATATACCGAAAAGGCGGTAAGGATGGCGCGCGAGTACGCTGATTTTGTGATCGGATTTATCGGGAACGGGGGAGATGTGAAAGAACTGAGCAAACTGACTGGACTAAACAGTGAAGAGTTTATTATAATGACTCCGGGTGTTAAACTGGGTGGCGGGGATGATGCGCTGAAACAGCAATACACCACACCATCCGATGTAATAACCGCCGGTTCTGATATCATCATTGTCGGACGGGGGATTTACGGCGCGGACGATCCGGTTGCGGAAGCCAAGGAGTACAGACAAGTCGCGTGGGACGCATATTTGAAAAGAATTGGATAG
- a CDS encoding ornithine carbamoyltransferase (catalyzes the formation of L-citrulline from carbamoyl phosphate and L-ornithine in arginine biosynthesis and degradation) encodes MRHCLTLKDYSKEDILEIIRKAQEIKANPERYGDVLKNKTLIMLFQKTSTRTRLSFEAGMTQLGGHAIFLDSRTSQFALTDYKDEIQAVMRFGDVLMFRAKSFNDVNIAASLNKIPVIDACSEKYHPCQSLGDLLTMVEHSGGIENIKKVTWLGIENNVSNTLKLVCAKLGIDIYLAAPKVHEISVDEELNQMAEATGKVHKTVDMEEAMKDTDYVHTDTWMDMEFFEDGKVKPEFQAEYEKRIEEFKPFQLNAGIVDKYSPKVGIMHCMPCHVGYEISRDAIDHPNSIIFDQAENRMHIQKAIILWLMGK; translated from the coding sequence ATGAGACACTGTCTTACTCTAAAAGACTATTCCAAAGAGGATATCCTGGAAATAATCCGCAAGGCGCAGGAGATCAAAGCCAATCCGGAAAGATACGGGGATGTTTTGAAAAACAAAACACTAATCATGCTGTTCCAGAAGACATCCACCCGCACACGTCTATCCTTTGAAGCCGGCATGACTCAGCTGGGCGGACATGCGATATTTTTGGACAGCCGGACATCTCAGTTCGCATTAACCGATTATAAAGACGAGATCCAGGCGGTGATGCGTTTTGGTGATGTGCTGATGTTCCGGGCAAAATCCTTTAATGACGTAAATATTGCCGCATCCCTCAACAAAATTCCGGTCATCGATGCCTGTTCCGAGAAATACCATCCTTGCCAGTCACTGGGAGATCTCTTGACCATGGTGGAACACAGCGGGGGAATTGAAAATATCAAAAAAGTAACTTGGCTCGGCATTGAAAACAATGTCAGCAACACACTGAAACTGGTCTGCGCCAAACTGGGGATCGATATCTATCTGGCGGCACCAAAGGTACACGAAATCAGCGTTGATGAAGAGCTAAACCAAATGGCAGAAGCAACCGGGAAGGTACACAAAACTGTGGATATGGAAGAAGCAATGAAAGATACGGATTACGTTCACACCGACACCTGGATGGATATGGAATTTTTTGAAGACGGCAAAGTGAAGCCGGAATTTCAAGCGGAATATGAGAAGAGAATAGAAGAATTCAAGCCGTTCCAGCTCAATGCCGGAATCGTGGATAAATACAGCCCCAAGGTCGGAATTATGCACTGTATGCCGTGCCATGTCGGCTATGAGATATCACGTGACGCTATTGATCATCCCAACTCCATAATTTTTGATCAGGCGGAAAACAGGATGCATATTCAAAAAGCCATCATTTTGTGGCTCATGGGGAAATAG
- a CDS encoding RidA family protein: protein MPKKQKPAGILAMESVGQPFSTCVQIGNHFHFSGTVGRVVDGRVVGDLEEQIEEIFTKMDSMLGVCELYPDDVFSATILLAGDMSGYGLVNTSWNLFFRSAEIMPRRKAYAVSALPFDALIEIEFDAVKQD, encoded by the coding sequence ATGCCCAAGAAACAGAAGCCCGCGGGGATCCTCGCGATGGAGAGTGTCGGTCAGCCGTTTTCGACCTGCGTGCAGATCGGCAACCACTTCCACTTCTCCGGCACGGTCGGCCGGGTCGTCGACGGCAGGGTCGTCGGTGATCTCGAAGAGCAGATCGAGGAGATCTTCACCAAGATGGATAGCATGCTGGGCGTCTGCGAACTGTACCCCGACGATGTCTTCAGCGCCACGATCCTGCTGGCCGGCGACATGTCGGGCTACGGTCTCGTCAACACGAGCTGGAATCTGTTCTTCCGGTCCGCGGAGATCATGCCCCGTCGCAAGGCCTACGCCGTGAGCGCGCTGCCCTTCGACGCGCTGATCGAGATCGAGTTCGACGCGGTCAAGCAGGACTGA
- a CDS encoding reverse transcriptase domain-containing protein — translation MKKTNNLLKKVATQNNLRLSWDSIKHRDKSKGIDNQTIEDFENDLKNQLNFIRKDLLNNKYKFLALRGYPLKKGSKTRAIKIPAVRDRVVQKAIELVIFDYIKVRYNIDNPVSFAYIKKKRVKDAVDRIVLYKKHGYEWVYNADIRKFFDTIDVSNLLNNYVFPCLPDKSINKLIEGALINEIGNKNDLILIGEYDNFVTKEGGIPQGGILSPLFANIYLYPLDEIMIKHNYKMVRYADDFIIMCKTKEEAVKMHKVAKEIIENKLRLKLHPLSISKPKDNNKYCTIERSDFEFLGIKFRGSKIYPVPNAFKKIIKDIKIVNRNGLFKTLNYLKTRVDNWGATYYYTNYEKSHYSVLDDSLQSVIKKVLKKYGLKPTNGDVTKDTLVKIGMPTFTESLTNYKNINKKGETKKDPRDNALKSKSIRIASSYIRSTRNGC, via the coding sequence ATGAAAAAAACGAATAATCTACTTAAAAAAGTCGCAACTCAAAATAATTTGCGACTTTCTTGGGATTCAATAAAGCATAGAGATAAATCTAAAGGCATTGATAATCAGACAATAGAGGATTTCGAAAATGACTTAAAAAATCAGCTTAATTTTATTAGAAAAGATCTACTTAACAATAAATACAAATTTTTAGCATTAAGAGGCTATCCTTTAAAGAAAGGATCGAAAACTAGAGCTATCAAAATACCCGCAGTTCGTGACAGAGTTGTTCAAAAAGCAATTGAACTTGTAATTTTTGACTATATCAAAGTAAGATATAACATTGATAATCCTGTAAGTTTTGCATACATTAAAAAAAAGCGTGTTAAAGATGCTGTTGATAGAATTGTACTTTATAAAAAACACGGTTATGAATGGGTGTATAATGCAGATATTAGAAAATTTTTTGATACTATAGATGTCTCTAATCTACTAAATAATTATGTTTTTCCTTGTTTACCTGATAAATCAATAAATAAGTTGATTGAAGGTGCATTGATTAATGAGATAGGTAACAAGAATGATCTTATTTTAATTGGAGAATATGATAATTTCGTGACAAAAGAGGGCGGAATACCTCAAGGAGGGATACTTTCACCATTATTTGCAAACATTTATTTATACCCACTAGATGAGATAATGATAAAACATAATTATAAAATGGTACGTTATGCAGACGATTTTATTATTATGTGCAAGACAAAAGAAGAGGCAGTAAAAATGCATAAAGTTGCTAAAGAAATTATTGAGAACAAACTACGACTTAAATTACATCCATTATCAATAAGTAAACCAAAGGATAATAACAAGTATTGCACTATAGAGAGAAGTGATTTTGAATTTCTTGGAATCAAATTCCGAGGCAGTAAAATATATCCTGTGCCAAATGCATTTAAGAAAATTATTAAAGATATAAAAATAGTAAACAGAAATGGTCTATTTAAAACACTCAACTATCTGAAAACTCGAGTTGATAATTGGGGAGCAACATACTATTATACTAATTATGAAAAATCACATTACTCTGTTTTAGACGATAGCCTTCAATCGGTAATAAAGAAAGTATTAAAAAAATATGGACTTAAGCCTACTAATGGTGATGTAACTAAAGATACCCTAGTTAAAATTGGAATGCCGACATTTACAGAAAGTCTTACAAATTATAAGAATATTAATAAAAAAGGTGAGACAAAAAAAGATCCTAGGGATAATGCACTTAAGTCAAAAAGTATCAGGATTGCATCGTCCTACATTCGTAGTACTCGCAATGGTTGCTGA
- a CDS encoding PIN domain-containing protein encodes MNIILDSTELKDNYYLDTPRFQALFAYLKKTKSKLFIPDIVISETIKNFSKEIDDCKDIEKSLKEFKKKLKISTSSEITLKNNEVTGYKKRLLKIVENKNIEIIDNLSCPVLVPQIISRSLNNKPPFHSTKKYSDIGFRDFIIWEEVKFARNKCNDLCFISNDRNAFGDSDELHEELRKESDVYFYNLLDKFLTDYAEKIEFINEQYLSLMIEEIGLNDINNLVYPEELFFAVNIDRNIQLENIVDHEYNDVFIWNYYIYKADEKYYYVYVNCSIAISITCSGDSINLDKSVDEILPSVVKNISIKINKSTKKVDGFSVSRLI; translated from the coding sequence ATGAATATAATTCTTGATTCAACTGAATTAAAAGATAATTACTATCTTGATACTCCAAGATTCCAAGCATTATTTGCGTATTTAAAAAAAACTAAATCGAAACTATTTATTCCTGACATTGTGATATCTGAAACAATAAAAAACTTCAGTAAAGAAATTGATGACTGTAAAGATATAGAAAAGTCATTGAAAGAATTCAAAAAGAAATTGAAAATATCTACATCAAGCGAAATTACGCTTAAAAATAATGAAGTAACTGGATACAAAAAAAGGTTGCTAAAGATAGTAGAAAATAAGAATATAGAGATTATTGATAATTTAAGCTGTCCTGTACTAGTCCCACAAATTATAAGTAGATCATTAAATAATAAACCTCCTTTCCACTCTACTAAAAAGTATAGTGACATTGGATTTCGAGATTTCATAATATGGGAGGAAGTTAAATTTGCTCGCAATAAATGTAATGATTTATGTTTTATCTCAAATGATAGAAATGCTTTTGGTGATTCAGATGAGTTACATGAAGAATTAAGAAAAGAATCTGATGTTTATTTTTATAATTTATTAGATAAATTTTTAACAGATTATGCTGAAAAGATAGAATTTATTAATGAGCAATACTTATCGCTGATGATTGAGGAGATAGGATTAAATGATATAAATAATCTTGTATACCCTGAAGAATTATTCTTCGCAGTTAATATAGACAGAAATATACAACTTGAAAATATTGTTGATCATGAATACAATGATGTATTTATATGGAATTATTATATATATAAAGCTGATGAAAAGTACTATTACGTGTATGTGAATTGTAGCATTGCAATTAGTATTACCTGTTCAGGTGATTCAATAAATCTTGATAAATCTGTTGATGAAATACTTCCAAGTGTAGTTAAAAATATAAGTATTAAAATAAACAAGAGCACGAAAAAAGTAGACGGTTTTTCTGTTAGTAGATTGATTTGA
- a CDS encoding nucleotide pyrophosphohydrolase has translation MKNIEELIKQVIAFRDARDWKQFHNPKDVALSLMLEAGEVMEHFQWKNDEEIKKYIDTNKSDIGEELADVLYWVLLMSNDLNIDIEEALEKKIKKNEEKYPIDKAKGKHTKYTNL, from the coding sequence ATGAAAAATATTGAAGAATTAATAAAACAAGTAATTGCTTTCAGGGATGCCCGAGATTGGAAACAATTTCACAATCCAAAAGACGTCGCATTATCGCTTATGCTTGAGGCAGGAGAAGTTATGGAACATTTCCAATGGAAGAATGATGAAGAGATAAAAAAATATATTGATACAAACAAATCGGATATTGGAGAAGAGTTGGCGGATGTTTTATACTGGGTGCTATTAATGAGTAATGATTTGAATATTGATATTGAAGAAGCGCTTGAGAAAAAGATTAAAAAGAATGAAGAAAAGTATCCAATTGACAAAGCAAAGGGTAAACACACAAAATATACAAATTTGTAA
- the miaA gene encoding tRNA (adenosine(37)-N6)-dimethylallyltransferase MiaA — MKKIVVILGPTAAGKTGMSLALAKKFNGYIISADSRQVYRGMDIGTGKLTKDKWQGITHRMIDIMDPDQEFSLAQFQKTVFAIINEEKEKLPFLVGGTGLYIQSIVDNLDIPKGGVDKVLRNKLEEKTAEELFKMLIQLDYKSAQEIDINNKRRLIRAIEVFKISGEKYSELKGKKSPNLDALQIGIKLSREEMYDRIDRRVDEMIQEGLVDEVKALGEQYGWEIPAMSAIGYKQLSAYFKHELSLDDAIASIKNDSHHYAKRQMTWFKRDGRIKWVKSTQEAEALVADFLG; from the coding sequence ATGAAAAAAATCGTCGTCATCCTAGGACCAACCGCCGCCGGTAAAACCGGCATGTCTTTAGCCTTGGCGAAGAAATTTAACGGATATATAATCTCTGCCGACTCCCGCCAGGTTTACCGCGGTATGGATATCGGCACCGGAAAATTAACCAAAGACAAATGGCAGGGCATTACTCACCGGATGATTGACATTATGGACCCGGATCAGGAATTCAGTCTGGCGCAGTTTCAGAAAACAGTCTTCGCCATCATCAACGAAGAAAAAGAAAAACTACCCTTCCTGGTCGGCGGTACCGGCCTCTACATCCAGTCCATCGTGGATAATCTGGACATCCCCAAAGGAGGAGTCGATAAAGTTTTACGTAACAAATTGGAAGAAAAGACCGCCGAAGAGCTGTTCAAGATGCTGATTCAGCTGGACTATAAATCGGCACAGGAAATAGATATTAATAATAAACGCCGGCTGATCCGGGCAATAGAAGTTTTCAAAATATCCGGCGAGAAGTATTCGGAACTAAAGGGGAAAAAATCACCGAACTTAGATGCCCTGCAAATCGGCATCAAATTATCCCGGGAAGAAATGTATGACCGCATCGACCGCCGAGTGGATGAGATGATTCAAGAGGGCTTGGTAGATGAGGTGAAAGCACTGGGCGAGCAATACGGCTGGGAGATCCCTGCAATGTCCGCGATCGGCTACAAACAGCTTTCCGCCTATTTTAAGCATGAGCTGTCACTTGATGATGCGATAGCCAGTATTAAGAACGACTCCCATCATTACGCCAAACGGCAAATGACATGGTTCAAGCGCGACGGTCGGATAAAATGGGTTAAAAGCACCCAAGAGGCGGAAGCACTAGTTGCTGATTTTCTGGGATAA